The following are encoded together in the Streptomyces rapamycinicus NRRL 5491 genome:
- a CDS encoding metal-dependent hydrolase family protein, protein MTEPTTSETTRTALRVENATLVDGTGAAPIADAVVIADAEGTITYAGPAATAPPASGTAFTGRVIDAGGRTVLPGFFDCHTHLAYGHATPPGRRGELDPVLVTFDTATRMRQTLDAGITTARDLGGLSTGYRTAVETGRIEGPRLHTAVRIISHTGGHADVRLPDGTDLSGGEMSELADTEDEARLAVRKVLRAGADLVKICATGGMGSPYDQPDDEGLLEEEIRAVVDECRRHGGKPVAAHAQGNAGILNAIRGGVTSIEHGYGLDDRALEMAGERGVFVVPTLSTVYAGINKATMEHYHYEKKVRWSGITKENISRAIEQGARIALGTDAAVCPHGQNLMELSYLVDLGMDPMDAIVAGTRTAAELLGVADRLGTLAPGRVADLVVCEGDPLADIGVLGDPANVVCVVQDGHVRKDTKGLLPSATPAGGRP, encoded by the coding sequence ATGACGGAACCCACCACGTCCGAGACCACCAGGACCGCTCTGCGCGTGGAGAACGCCACGTTGGTCGACGGTACCGGGGCGGCCCCGATCGCGGACGCCGTGGTCATCGCCGACGCCGAAGGAACCATCACCTATGCGGGCCCGGCGGCCACCGCGCCCCCGGCCTCCGGCACCGCCTTCACCGGCCGTGTCATCGACGCGGGCGGCCGCACCGTGCTGCCGGGTTTCTTCGACTGTCACACCCACCTCGCCTACGGCCATGCCACACCGCCCGGCCGCCGCGGTGAACTCGACCCGGTCCTGGTCACCTTCGACACCGCCACCCGCATGCGGCAGACCCTCGACGCGGGCATCACCACCGCCCGGGACCTGGGCGGCCTGTCCACCGGATACCGCACCGCCGTCGAGACCGGGCGGATCGAGGGCCCCCGGCTGCACACCGCCGTACGGATCATCAGCCACACCGGTGGCCACGCCGATGTGCGCCTGCCCGACGGCACCGACCTCAGCGGCGGTGAGATGTCCGAGCTCGCCGACACCGAGGACGAGGCGCGGCTGGCCGTGCGCAAGGTGCTGCGCGCGGGGGCCGACCTGGTCAAGATCTGCGCCACCGGTGGCATGGGCAGCCCCTACGACCAGCCGGACGACGAGGGGCTCCTGGAGGAGGAGATCCGCGCCGTGGTCGACGAGTGCCGGCGCCACGGCGGCAAGCCGGTGGCCGCCCACGCCCAGGGCAACGCGGGCATCCTCAACGCCATCCGCGGCGGGGTGACCAGCATCGAGCACGGCTACGGACTGGACGACCGGGCCCTGGAGATGGCGGGGGAGCGCGGCGTCTTCGTCGTCCCGACCCTCTCCACCGTCTACGCGGGCATCAACAAGGCCACGATGGAGCACTATCACTACGAGAAGAAGGTGCGCTGGTCCGGCATCACCAAGGAGAACATCTCCCGCGCCATCGAACAGGGCGCCAGGATCGCGCTCGGCACCGACGCCGCCGTCTGTCCGCACGGACAGAACCTGATGGAGCTCTCCTACCTCGTGGACCTGGGCATGGACCCCATGGACGCCATCGTGGCCGGCACCCGGACCGCCGCCGAACTCCTCGGCGTCGCCGACCGGCTCGGCACGCTGGCCCCCGGCCGCGTCGCCGACCTCGTCGTCTGCGAGGGCGATCCGCTCGCGGACATCGGTGTGCTCGGCGACCCCGCCAACGTGGTGTGCGTCGTGCAGGACGGACACGTCCGCAAGGACACCAAGGGCCTCCTGCCTTCGGCCACGCCAGCCGGAGGGCGGCCCTGA
- a CDS encoding DUF427 domain-containing protein, whose protein sequence is MTQQTPDTPETPDTPDYPAMIVPVGHVEPVPRRIRGFVAGRPVFDTVRARYVWLWPGYPQYCVPRDDIAEGVLVDEGRSMALKVGGAHRRTLQLGSLTRPGAAWEWGGDAPSGIVGHVSFRWEAIDAWFEEDEQVFVHPRSPYTRVDALRSGRAVRVELDGAVIADAPGSVMVLETGLPTRYYLDRVYLDWTRMEPTETVTSCPYKGMTSGYWSVRTGTATHPDLAWTYDFPTRQVSPIAGLVAFYNEKVDLYLDGRPLPRPAPVSRAGWEKEHRQA, encoded by the coding sequence ATGACACAGCAGACGCCGGACACGCCGGAAACACCGGACACGCCGGACTACCCCGCGATGATCGTTCCGGTCGGGCACGTGGAGCCCGTGCCGCGCCGCATCCGTGGCTTCGTGGCCGGACGTCCCGTCTTCGACACCGTGCGGGCGCGCTATGTGTGGCTCTGGCCGGGCTATCCGCAGTACTGCGTGCCCCGCGACGACATCGCCGAGGGGGTGCTGGTCGACGAGGGCCGGAGCATGGCGCTCAAGGTCGGCGGGGCGCACCGCCGGACCCTCCAGCTGGGCTCGCTCACCCGCCCGGGCGCGGCCTGGGAGTGGGGCGGGGACGCGCCATCCGGCATCGTGGGCCATGTCAGCTTCCGGTGGGAGGCCATCGACGCCTGGTTCGAGGAGGACGAGCAGGTCTTCGTCCACCCCAGGAGCCCGTACACCCGCGTCGACGCGCTCCGGTCGGGCCGCGCCGTGCGCGTCGAGCTGGACGGCGCCGTGATCGCCGACGCCCCGGGCTCGGTGATGGTGCTGGAGACGGGGCTCCCGACGCGCTACTACCTGGACCGGGTGTATCTGGACTGGACGCGCATGGAGCCCACCGAGACCGTCACCAGCTGTCCGTACAAGGGCATGACGAGCGGATACTGGTCGGTCCGGACCGGCACCGCCACCCATCCGGACCTCGCCTGGACCTATGACTTCCCGACCCGTCAGGTGTCCCCCATCGCGGGGCTCGTCGCCTTCTACAACGAGAAGGTCGACCTCTACCTGGACGGCCGGCCGCTTCCCCGGCCCGCCCCGGTCTCCAGGGCGGGCTGGGAGAAGGAGCACCGGCAGGCGTAG
- a CDS encoding arabinan endo-1,5-alpha-L-arabinosidase — MKAHRATRWLPLPTALLLALLPTSASAYPNPGRVTGDTVVHDPSMVRAADGTYLLYSTHGGLEARTSTDRIAFSRSGSAFTTPPSWWRTYSADNDPWAPDISYQAGGYLMYYAVSSFGASNSAIGLATSPSGRAGTWTDRGIVHSTTVSSDYNAIDPSLFVDSDGKWWLSFGSWWSGLKMIRLDPATGKQYTGDRTVYAIASRPTGTKAIEGPSVVKRNGYYYLFASYDTCCAGTSSTYKIKVGRATSPTGPYYDKSGVNMMNNGGTPVLESHGRYIGPGGQSVLSDVDGDLLVYHYYDGQDNGTPKLGVNLLSWSGGWPTAY, encoded by the coding sequence ATGAAAGCGCACCGCGCCACCAGGTGGCTCCCGCTGCCCACCGCACTCCTGCTCGCCCTGCTCCCCACCAGCGCCTCCGCCTACCCCAACCCCGGCCGGGTGACGGGCGACACCGTCGTCCACGACCCGTCGATGGTCCGCGCCGCCGACGGCACCTATCTGCTCTACTCCACCCACGGCGGTCTGGAGGCCCGCACCTCCACCGACCGGATCGCCTTCAGCCGCTCGGGCAGCGCCTTCACCACCCCGCCCTCCTGGTGGCGGACGTACTCGGCCGACAACGACCCCTGGGCGCCGGACATCTCGTACCAGGCTGGCGGCTATCTGATGTACTACGCCGTCTCGTCCTTCGGCGCCAGCAATTCCGCCATCGGCCTCGCCACCTCCCCCAGCGGCCGGGCCGGGACCTGGACCGACCGCGGCATCGTGCACTCCACCACCGTCTCCAGCGACTACAACGCCATCGACCCCAGCCTCTTCGTCGACAGCGACGGAAAGTGGTGGCTGTCGTTCGGCTCGTGGTGGTCGGGGCTGAAGATGATCCGTCTGGACCCCGCCACCGGCAAGCAGTACACGGGCGACCGGACGGTCTACGCCATCGCCTCCCGGCCCACCGGCACCAAGGCGATCGAGGGCCCGTCGGTCGTCAAGCGCAACGGCTACTACTACCTGTTCGCGTCGTACGACACCTGCTGCGCGGGCACCAGCTCCACGTACAAGATCAAGGTCGGCCGCGCCACCAGCCCCACCGGTCCGTACTACGACAAGAGCGGGGTGAACATGATGAACAACGGCGGCACCCCGGTCCTCGAGTCCCACGGCCGCTACATCGGCCCCGGCGGGCAGTCGGTGCTGAGCGACGTCGACGGTGATCTGCTCGTCTACCACTACTACGACGGCCAGGACAACGGCACCCCGAAGCTGGGCGTCAACCTGCTGAGCTGGTCCGGCGGCTGGCCGACCGCGTACTGA
- a CDS encoding LysE family translocator: MVDTSLYAAFLLAAFVLCVVPGPDMMFIVAMGGRGGPATGVMAAFGVACAMFVHAVAATMGLSALFAALPTLYHVLRWAGVSYLLYLAVKAFRDRSLPGEESGHVGPGHRRAFWQGALINLLNPKVILFNIAFLPQFVNPGLGHVPGQFMILGITFVVMGFCVDGSIGLLSGKLGGLLSRSRRVARGLNVFSGTVFTGLAVRLAAAPK; this comes from the coding sequence ATGGTTGACACATCCTTGTACGCGGCGTTCCTCCTCGCCGCTTTCGTCCTCTGCGTCGTCCCCGGCCCGGACATGATGTTCATCGTGGCGATGGGCGGCCGGGGCGGCCCCGCCACGGGGGTCATGGCCGCGTTCGGGGTGGCGTGCGCGATGTTCGTGCACGCGGTGGCCGCGACGATGGGGCTGTCGGCCCTGTTCGCGGCGCTGCCGACGCTCTACCACGTACTGCGCTGGGCGGGGGTGTCGTATCTGCTGTACCTGGCCGTCAAGGCGTTCCGTGACCGCTCGCTGCCGGGCGAGGAGAGCGGACACGTCGGCCCGGGGCACCGGCGCGCGTTCTGGCAGGGCGCTCTCATCAACCTGCTCAACCCCAAGGTGATCCTCTTCAACATCGCCTTTCTGCCGCAGTTCGTGAACCCCGGACTCGGCCATGTGCCGGGCCAGTTCATGATCCTGGGGATCACCTTCGTGGTCATGGGCTTCTGCGTGGACGGGTCCATCGGCTTGCTCTCGGGGAAGCTCGGCGGGCTGCTGAGCCGCAGCCGCCGGGTGGCGCGGGGGCTCAACGTCTTCAGCGGGACGGTGTTCACCGGGCTGGCCGTACGGCTCGCCGCCGCACCGAAGTAG
- a CDS encoding GntR family transcriptional regulator — protein MSADALGSVETTSLADQAYRRLRDAIRGGVLRPGEKITERDLAARLGVSPTPVREALRQLVHEKVVERAGPRALRIADHSSAARSEIVEAEVRLSALMARLAARNATAEQLTGLVSLLAQADRIVAGIEKTVAGQGVEADVADGLAAVFQELRLFHRQVEACAGNPVLEGLLDQARAFSDEERLDLTMRLAPEHAEAFRARYHEHRELLDALLERDEDRAEELAVRHHRAALAQLSGD, from the coding sequence ATGAGCGCTGACGCCCTGGGTTCCGTGGAGACCACGTCGTTGGCCGACCAGGCATACCGTCGGCTTCGCGACGCGATCCGTGGGGGTGTCCTGCGGCCGGGTGAGAAGATCACCGAGCGGGATCTGGCCGCCCGCCTCGGCGTCAGCCCGACCCCGGTCCGTGAGGCCCTGCGGCAGTTGGTGCACGAGAAGGTCGTCGAAAGGGCGGGGCCGCGCGCCCTGCGGATCGCCGACCACTCCTCGGCGGCCCGCTCCGAGATCGTGGAGGCCGAGGTCCGCCTGTCCGCCCTCATGGCGCGCCTCGCCGCCCGCAACGCCACCGCGGAGCAGCTCACCGGCCTGGTCTCACTGCTCGCCCAGGCCGACCGGATCGTCGCCGGGATCGAGAAGACCGTCGCCGGGCAGGGCGTGGAAGCCGATGTGGCCGACGGGCTCGCTGCCGTCTTCCAGGAGCTGCGCCTGTTTCACCGTCAGGTGGAGGCGTGCGCGGGCAACCCCGTCCTGGAGGGCCTGCTGGATCAGGCCCGGGCCTTCAGCGACGAGGAGCGGCTCGACTTGACGATGCGGCTCGCTCCCGAGCATGCCGAGGCGTTCCGCGCCCGCTATCACGAGCATCGCGAGCTGCTTGACGCTCTCCTCGAACGGGATGAGGACCGCGCCGAGGAGCTTGCCGTGCGGCATCACCGCGCCGCCCTCGCCCAGTTGTCCGGCGACTGA
- a CDS encoding Lrp/AsnC family transcriptional regulator, with protein MHTQDFAAHDLDELDRGLIHALQIHPRAPWTLVGDVLGVNPVTAARRWHRLQEAGLAWVTAYPRLSDSRIVVTGIVEVDAEPGVGEDVAEALAADPSVANVKVTAGSRDLVIALQASDLGELSQLSTLLFRGAPGVRATRTHVTTALPFEGSRWRLRALDATQCARLQEALPPTEPLPSGTTGWEPLDVRLLELLSIDGRMAISELAEHADAPLTTVRRRLRTLLCSRVSLRCDLARPLSGWPLSAVYFASVPAERLEETSRALAGVREVRSCAITAGPHNLVIDVWLRASGDVHAFEAHLSRRLPRLTIEDRSVVLRTVKHMGRLLDRDGHSVGIVPLRPFAAPAAGSATAT; from the coding sequence ATGCACACGCAGGATTTCGCCGCGCATGACCTGGACGAGCTGGATCGCGGCCTCATACACGCATTGCAGATCCACCCCAGGGCCCCATGGACTCTCGTCGGTGATGTTCTCGGGGTGAACCCGGTGACGGCCGCGCGACGCTGGCACCGGCTCCAGGAGGCCGGGCTGGCTTGGGTGACCGCCTACCCCCGGCTGTCGGACTCCCGGATCGTGGTGACCGGCATCGTCGAGGTGGACGCCGAGCCCGGGGTCGGGGAGGACGTGGCCGAGGCCCTGGCGGCCGACCCCTCGGTGGCGAACGTCAAGGTCACGGCGGGAAGCCGGGATCTGGTGATCGCGCTGCAGGCTTCCGACCTGGGTGAGCTCTCCCAGCTCAGCACCCTCCTCTTCCGGGGCGCGCCGGGGGTGCGGGCGACACGTACCCATGTGACGACGGCCCTGCCCTTCGAGGGCAGCCGGTGGCGACTGCGCGCCCTGGACGCCACGCAGTGTGCTCGGCTCCAGGAGGCGCTCCCGCCGACCGAGCCGCTCCCGTCGGGGACGACCGGCTGGGAGCCCCTGGATGTCCGGCTTCTGGAACTGTTGAGCATCGACGGCCGCATGGCGATCAGCGAGCTGGCGGAGCACGCCGACGCGCCACTGACCACGGTCCGGCGAAGGCTGCGGACGCTGCTCTGTTCACGGGTGTCACTCCGCTGCGACCTCGCCCGGCCGCTGTCCGGGTGGCCGCTGTCCGCGGTGTACTTCGCGTCCGTACCGGCCGAGCGTCTGGAGGAGACCAGCCGGGCGCTGGCCGGGGTGCGGGAGGTGCGGTCGTGTGCGATCACGGCCGGTCCGCACAACCTGGTGATCGACGTCTGGCTGCGCGCGTCCGGCGATGTGCACGCCTTCGAGGCACATCTGTCGAGGCGGCTGCCGCGGCTGACCATCGAGGACCGCTCGGTGGTGCTGCGCACCGTCAAGCACATGGGCCGGCTGCTGGACCGCGACGGCCACAGCGTGGGCATCGTCCCGCTGCGCCCCTTCGCCGCCCCCGCTGCCGGGAGTGCCACCGCCACCTGA
- a CDS encoding AbgT family transporter, translating into MPAVTGLPAPGGTSPDKERRGRLDRVLSFIERAGNALPNPIVLFAGLFALLAVVSTVLALAGVSVTVPGTDDTKPIGGLLSGEGLRWLLENLIPNFATFPPIGAVLVLMMVVGLAEKTGLLETAMRATLARVPRAVLPYAVAIIASQAHMMSDVGAIVLPPLAGLVFKSAGRHPVAGLIGGFACVTAGYAAGFTIGSLDALYVGITQQAASVLPAAEGLHIHVLINYFFTAASSVVLGLLGGFLISRVLEPRLGTYQAADGEATGEDLALTPVQRKGLAVTCAVVGVYLAAVLALWLPPGAPLRGEGGAFVPSPVLNGVVPVLFGAFLLAGLTYGFTVKRLTGTEDVVTAMTDSVKNMSGYIVMMFFAAQVIAVFTWSNLGVLLAVKAAALFNSIGVTGFWAIIAFVLLASCLNLVILSGSALWSLVGPVFIPAFMLMDMSPALSQAAFRIGDSATGAITPMNPYLLLVLAMVREYEPEARLGTLISRLAIFVVPFLLVWLAILGIFYGLDLPLGPGAHIGVK; encoded by the coding sequence ATGCCCGCGGTGACCGGGCTCCCCGCCCCCGGGGGCACCTCGCCGGACAAGGAGCGGCGTGGCCGACTCGACCGTGTCCTCTCCTTCATCGAACGCGCCGGCAACGCCCTGCCCAATCCCATCGTCCTGTTCGCCGGGCTCTTCGCGCTGCTGGCGGTCGTCTCCACCGTCCTCGCCCTCGCCGGTGTCTCCGTCACCGTCCCCGGCACCGATGACACCAAGCCCATCGGCGGGCTGCTCAGCGGTGAGGGGCTGCGCTGGCTGCTGGAGAACCTGATCCCCAACTTCGCCACCTTCCCGCCGATCGGCGCCGTGCTGGTGCTGATGATGGTGGTCGGGCTCGCGGAGAAGACCGGTCTGCTGGAGACCGCGATGCGGGCCACGCTGGCCCGGGTGCCGCGCGCCGTGCTGCCGTACGCGGTGGCGATCATCGCCAGCCAGGCGCACATGATGAGCGACGTCGGCGCCATCGTGCTGCCACCCCTGGCGGGCCTGGTGTTCAAGAGCGCCGGACGCCATCCCGTCGCGGGTCTCATCGGTGGCTTCGCCTGTGTCACCGCGGGCTACGCCGCCGGGTTCACCATCGGCTCGTTGGACGCCCTGTACGTGGGCATCACCCAGCAGGCGGCCTCGGTGCTCCCGGCCGCCGAGGGCCTCCATATCCATGTGCTCATCAACTACTTCTTCACCGCCGCCAGCAGTGTCGTCCTGGGGCTGCTCGGTGGATTCCTCATCAGCCGCGTCCTCGAACCACGCCTGGGCACCTACCAGGCGGCCGACGGCGAGGCCACGGGGGAGGACCTGGCGCTCACCCCGGTACAGCGCAAGGGGCTCGCGGTCACCTGCGCGGTCGTCGGTGTGTATCTGGCGGCGGTCCTCGCGCTGTGGCTGCCGCCGGGCGCCCCGCTGCGCGGGGAGGGCGGCGCCTTCGTGCCCTCGCCGGTGCTGAACGGTGTCGTACCGGTGCTCTTCGGCGCCTTCCTGCTCGCCGGGCTCACCTACGGTTTCACGGTCAAGCGGCTCACCGGCACCGAGGACGTGGTCACCGCCATGACCGACTCGGTGAAGAACATGTCCGGCTACATCGTGATGATGTTCTTCGCCGCCCAGGTCATCGCGGTCTTCACCTGGTCCAACCTCGGGGTGCTGCTGGCGGTGAAGGCGGCCGCGCTGTTCAACTCCATCGGCGTGACCGGCTTCTGGGCGATCATCGCGTTCGTCCTGCTGGCCTCCTGCCTCAATCTGGTGATCCTCTCCGGATCCGCCCTGTGGTCCCTGGTCGGCCCCGTCTTCATCCCGGCGTTCATGCTCATGGACATGAGCCCGGCGCTCAGCCAGGCGGCCTTCCGCATCGGCGACTCGGCGACCGGCGCCATCACCCCGATGAACCCGTATCTCCTCCTGGTCCTGGCGATGGTCCGCGAATACGAACCGGAGGCCCGTCTCGGGACCCTCATCTCCCGGCTGGCCATCTTCGTGGTGCCGTTCCTGCTGGTGTGGCTGGCGATCCTCGGCATCTTCTACGGCCTGGACCTGCCGCTCGGCCCCGGAGCGCACATCGGCGTCAAATGA
- a CDS encoding O-antigen ligase family protein: MAPVRAIVQAVPLVATAIVMLDAATDFFPDAPLVGVITPVRLAVLAGLAATVVTAPRLATFRTRLDLAIALLLLSAIATTYVGGHPDAPLRALMTALATFYLLVGVRRSQPESWRAVALLALVGVAAAATSAFTQVTNEVPTGFCRTGLFTDVDCDSGGAGAMIRATGTFANPNLLAAFLVLLTPIALLTAVTVAERTARAAVVAVGLLAYGAVLTTFSRAGCVAAAAGLLVLGGAYWLAPRLGRWGVRTLTTMGLAGLAAVTVALWVVSRAGDALGVRGQAWKAAVDLAADHPLGVGLGRAGDAVSAAVPGGRTFVHAHNMWLNWLAEAGVAGLLGILLVTVIAVASAVRAAREKSVAGVVGLAALTGFFLAATVDHPANPDRIAMLFWLVLGLVMAEVPGGWRESGPPARATGRSGRRARRN; this comes from the coding sequence ATGGCACCTGTGCGCGCGATAGTCCAAGCCGTTCCGCTGGTGGCTACGGCCATCGTCATGCTCGACGCGGCCACCGACTTCTTCCCGGACGCCCCGCTGGTCGGCGTCATCACACCGGTGCGCCTCGCCGTGCTGGCGGGGCTGGCCGCGACGGTGGTGACGGCCCCGAGACTCGCCACGTTCCGCACCCGGCTCGACCTCGCCATCGCGCTGCTCCTGCTCAGTGCCATCGCCACCACCTACGTCGGCGGACACCCCGACGCGCCGCTGCGCGCCCTGATGACCGCTCTCGCCACCTTCTATCTGCTGGTCGGGGTGCGGCGGTCGCAGCCCGAATCGTGGCGGGCGGTGGCGCTGCTCGCGCTGGTCGGCGTGGCGGCCGCGGCCACTTCGGCGTTCACCCAGGTGACCAATGAGGTGCCGACCGGCTTCTGCCGCACCGGTCTCTTCACCGACGTCGACTGCGACAGCGGCGGGGCCGGTGCGATGATCCGCGCCACGGGCACCTTCGCCAACCCCAACCTGCTCGCCGCGTTCCTGGTGCTGCTCACCCCGATCGCCCTGCTGACGGCGGTGACGGTGGCCGAGCGCACGGCCCGGGCCGCCGTCGTGGCCGTGGGCCTCCTCGCGTACGGCGCGGTGCTGACCACCTTCTCGCGGGCGGGCTGCGTCGCGGCCGCGGCGGGTCTGCTGGTGCTCGGTGGCGCGTACTGGCTCGCCCCCCGCCTCGGCCGGTGGGGGGTGCGGACGCTGACGACCATGGGGCTGGCCGGGCTGGCGGCGGTGACGGTGGCGCTGTGGGTGGTGTCGAGGGCCGGTGACGCGCTCGGGGTCCGGGGGCAGGCGTGGAAGGCGGCCGTGGACCTGGCCGCGGACCATCCGCTCGGGGTCGGTCTCGGGCGGGCGGGCGACGCCGTCTCCGCCGCCGTACCCGGCGGCAGGACGTTCGTCCACGCGCACAACATGTGGCTGAACTGGCTGGCCGAAGCGGGTGTGGCCGGTCTGCTCGGCATCCTGCTGGTGACCGTGATCGCCGTCGCCTCGGCGGTCCGCGCCGCCCGGGAGAAGTCCGTGGCCGGTGTCGTCGGGCTCGCCGCCCTGACGGGGTTCTTCCTCGCGGCCACGGTGGACCACCCGGCCAATCCGGACCGGATCGCCATGCTCTTCTGGCTGGTCCTCGGCCTCGTCATGGCCGAGGTCCCGGGCGGGTGGCGGGAGTCCGGGCCGCCCGCGCGGGCCACCGGCCGGTCGGGCCGCCGGGCGCGGCGGAACTAG
- a CDS encoding MFS transporter, whose protein sequence is MTLDSPPASNTATTSPRPAVGERMNRGAVLWVTLAVFAQEAVWNFYDAQVPEQLRHYFSSAGVIGLIMGLDHSWGIFTQPSVGFLSDKLARRSTGRWPIVLVGAALATVPFVLIPWATNLPALMVCVVGFAAVANAFKGVTETLISDYVAPSARGKAQGFIKAGVSLTIVVSSLISLLVVDRSLRLAFAIPPLLMLIVLALSWAFLGRRHTDVLLPGEETADGETADGAREFGSPWAVLKDALRSPSSPTPLLMIGIFCFAGMWTALRSLMTPYGTQVLGLTRGEAGGLVLPGAVAFLVSVLPIAYASNRLGQLRAVRYGVVLFIAGVLVGFTVPTAPGTVAAMVLSSLGYASFAVNALVALWNLAPTQKVLGTYTALYTIASASGMALGPAILGTTVDLTSWRYMFLNAAVAAGVTFLVFTRLARRAPDRVTA, encoded by the coding sequence ATGACCCTCGATTCCCCGCCCGCCTCCAACACGGCCACGACATCGCCCCGCCCGGCAGTGGGCGAGCGCATGAACCGCGGTGCGGTGCTCTGGGTGACCCTCGCGGTGTTCGCGCAGGAAGCGGTCTGGAACTTCTACGACGCCCAGGTGCCCGAGCAGTTGCGGCACTACTTCTCCTCCGCGGGCGTGATCGGGCTGATCATGGGCCTGGACCACTCCTGGGGCATCTTCACCCAGCCGTCCGTCGGGTTCCTCTCCGACAAGCTCGCCCGCCGCAGCACCGGCCGGTGGCCGATCGTCCTGGTCGGCGCCGCGCTCGCCACCGTGCCGTTCGTCCTCATCCCCTGGGCGACGAACCTGCCCGCGCTGATGGTGTGCGTGGTCGGCTTCGCCGCGGTCGCCAACGCCTTCAAGGGCGTCACCGAGACCCTGATCTCGGACTATGTCGCGCCGTCCGCCCGCGGCAAGGCCCAGGGCTTCATCAAGGCCGGTGTCAGCCTGACCATCGTCGTCTCCTCCCTGATCAGCCTCCTGGTCGTCGACCGGTCCCTTCGTCTCGCCTTCGCGATCCCCCCGTTGCTGATGCTGATCGTGCTCGCGCTGTCCTGGGCCTTCCTCGGCCGCCGCCACACCGACGTCCTCCTGCCCGGCGAGGAGACGGCGGACGGGGAGACTGCGGACGGGGCGCGGGAGTTCGGCTCTCCGTGGGCGGTGCTGAAGGACGCGCTCCGCTCCCCGTCCAGCCCGACGCCGCTGCTGATGATCGGCATCTTCTGCTTCGCCGGGATGTGGACCGCGCTGCGCTCGCTGATGACCCCGTACGGTACGCAGGTTCTCGGCCTGACCCGCGGTGAGGCCGGTGGCCTCGTGCTGCCCGGCGCGGTCGCGTTCCTGGTGTCCGTGCTGCCGATCGCCTACGCCTCGAACCGGCTCGGGCAGCTGCGCGCGGTGCGCTACGGCGTCGTTCTGTTCATCGCCGGAGTCCTGGTCGGCTTCACCGTCCCCACCGCCCCGGGCACGGTCGCGGCGATGGTGCTCTCCTCCCTCGGGTACGCGTCGTTCGCGGTCAACGCGCTGGTCGCGCTGTGGAACCTCGCGCCGACGCAGAAGGTGCTGGGCACCTACACCGCCCTCTACACCATCGCCTCCGCGTCCGGCATGGCGCTGGGCCCGGCCATCCTCGGCACCACGGTCGACCTGACCAGCTGGCGCTACATGTTCCTCAACGCCGCCGTCGCCGCCGGTGTCACCTTCCTCGTCTTCACCCGCCTGGCTCGACGCGCCCCTGACCGCGTCACCGCCTGA